Proteins from a genomic interval of Rhodothermus marinus:
- a CDS encoding RNA polymerase sigma factor — MHPTDDQLVAAYLERGDAQAFRRLVERHQERIYGYLLGMVRDPEVANDLFQETFLRVLAALRQERASYTRQGRWLAWVLRIARNAALDYLRSRRRWQDVTPEDGEEGGSFWDRLPDETPGADELLEEAELQERLAACIERLPPEQREVLLLRQEAELTFREIAELTGVSINTALGRMRYALINLRKMMLQPQKQPASE, encoded by the coding sequence ATGCATCCTACCGACGATCAACTGGTCGCGGCCTACCTGGAGCGGGGCGACGCGCAGGCGTTTCGCCGGCTGGTCGAGCGCCATCAGGAGCGGATCTACGGCTATCTGCTCGGGATGGTGCGCGACCCGGAGGTGGCCAATGACCTGTTTCAGGAAACCTTCCTGCGCGTGCTGGCGGCGCTCCGCCAGGAGCGGGCGTCCTACACGCGTCAGGGACGCTGGCTGGCCTGGGTGCTGCGCATCGCCCGCAATGCGGCGCTCGACTACCTGCGCAGCCGACGGCGCTGGCAGGATGTAACGCCGGAAGACGGCGAGGAAGGCGGAAGCTTCTGGGATCGGTTGCCGGACGAGACGCCCGGCGCCGATGAGCTGCTGGAAGAGGCCGAGCTGCAGGAACGCCTGGCCGCCTGCATCGAACGCCTGCCGCCCGAGCAACGCGAGGTGCTGTTGCTGCGCCAGGAGGCGGAGCTGACCTTCCGGGAGATCGCCGAGCTGACCGGCGTCTCGATCAACACGGCGCTGGGACGCATGCGCTACGCGCTGATCAATCTGCGCAAAATGATGCTGCAGCCTCAGAAACAACCGGCTTCGGAATGA
- a CDS encoding O-acetylhomoserine aminocarboxypropyltransferase/cysteine synthase family protein produces MAERSTPATQPRTNGQTGRTFGFETRMLHAGHIPDAVTGARAVPIYQTTSYVFDDVDYAAQLFELKQYGNIYTRINNPTTAVFEERMASLENGTGAVATSSGMAAQFLTLMTLLQPGDEIVASKHLYGGTKTQLTHTIKKLGVTVHFVDPTDFDAWEAAITPRTRALYGETIGNPQGSILDIERLAELAHAHRIPLIVDNTFATPYLCRPIDWGADIVVHSATKFIGGHGNSIGGVVVEAGTFDYSHFPTIAEPSPSYHGLRFYDTFGHHGFLMKLRAETLRDVGACLSPFNAFLLIQGLETLSIRMERHVANARAVAEFLKDHPKVAWVAYAGLPDSPYYELAQKYTPLGPGAVFTFGLKYGSEGPRAAGKKFIESLQLFSHLANVGDVRSLVIHPATTTHQQLSDEELEEAGIKPEMIRLSIGLETLEDLLWDLDQALHAI; encoded by the coding sequence ATGGCGGAACGTTCGACCCCGGCAACTCAGCCCCGCACCAACGGCCAGACGGGCCGCACCTTTGGCTTCGAGACGCGCATGCTGCACGCGGGCCACATCCCCGACGCCGTCACGGGCGCCCGCGCTGTGCCGATCTACCAGACGACCTCCTACGTCTTCGACGACGTGGACTACGCGGCCCAGCTCTTCGAGCTCAAGCAGTACGGCAACATCTACACGCGTATCAACAATCCCACGACGGCCGTTTTCGAAGAGCGCATGGCCTCGCTCGAAAACGGCACCGGGGCCGTGGCCACCTCCAGCGGCATGGCAGCCCAGTTTCTGACGTTGATGACGCTGCTGCAACCGGGCGATGAGATCGTCGCCTCCAAGCACCTGTACGGCGGCACCAAGACCCAGCTCACCCACACTATCAAAAAGCTGGGCGTGACAGTCCACTTCGTCGATCCGACGGACTTCGATGCCTGGGAGGCTGCCATCACGCCCCGCACGCGGGCGCTCTACGGCGAGACGATCGGTAACCCGCAGGGTAGTATCCTCGACATCGAGCGGCTGGCCGAACTGGCCCACGCGCACCGGATCCCGCTCATCGTCGATAACACGTTCGCCACGCCGTACCTGTGCCGACCTATCGACTGGGGTGCCGACATCGTCGTACACTCGGCCACCAAGTTCATCGGCGGGCACGGCAACTCGATCGGCGGTGTGGTCGTCGAAGCCGGCACGTTCGACTACAGCCACTTTCCCACGATCGCCGAGCCGTCGCCCTCCTACCACGGCCTGCGTTTCTACGACACGTTCGGCCATCACGGCTTTCTGATGAAGCTCCGGGCCGAAACGCTGCGCGACGTGGGCGCCTGCCTGTCGCCCTTCAATGCGTTCCTGCTCATTCAGGGACTGGAGACGCTCTCGATCCGCATGGAGCGGCACGTGGCCAACGCCCGCGCCGTGGCCGAATTTCTGAAGGATCATCCGAAAGTGGCCTGGGTGGCCTATGCCGGCCTGCCCGACAGCCCCTACTACGAACTGGCCCAGAAGTACACGCCGCTGGGTCCGGGCGCCGTCTTCACGTTCGGGCTCAAGTACGGCAGCGAAGGGCCGCGCGCGGCCGGCAAGAAGTTCATCGAATCGCTCCAGCTCTTTTCGCACCTGGCCAACGTGGGCGACGTGCGCAGCCTGGTGATCCACCCGGCCACGACCACACACCAGCAGCTTTCGGACGAGGAACTGGAAGAAGCGGGCATCAAGCCCGAAATGATTCGCCTGTCGATCGGACTGGAAACCCTGGAGGACCTGCTATGGGACTTGGATCAGGCCCTGCATGCGATCTGA
- a CDS encoding CoA-binding protein, whose translation MGLGSGPACDLTLNSILPPELREKYQNPAVIRKVLAESRTIAIVGLSTDRQKASHFVATYLQYAGYRIIPVHPRAKEILGERAYPDLLSIPEPVDVVDVFRPAHECPEYARQAVEIGAKTLWLQLRIVSLEAAQIAEAGGLQVVMDRCIKMEHGRYNGSMHWVGMNTGIITARRARRWF comes from the coding sequence ATGGGACTTGGATCAGGCCCTGCATGCGATCTGACGCTGAACTCGATCCTGCCGCCTGAGCTGCGGGAAAAGTACCAGAACCCGGCCGTCATCCGGAAAGTGCTGGCCGAGTCGCGCACGATCGCGATCGTCGGACTCTCGACGGACCGGCAGAAGGCCAGCCACTTCGTGGCCACTTATCTGCAGTATGCCGGCTACCGGATCATTCCGGTACATCCCCGTGCCAAGGAAATTCTGGGCGAGCGGGCCTACCCGGACCTGCTGAGCATCCCGGAGCCGGTCGATGTGGTGGACGTGTTCCGTCCGGCCCACGAGTGCCCCGAGTACGCCCGCCAGGCCGTGGAGATCGGCGCCAAGACGCTCTGGCTGCAGCTTCGCATCGTGAGCCTCGAGGCGGCGCAGATTGCCGAGGCGGGCGGGCTGCAGGTGGTGATGGACCGGTGCATCAAGATGGAGCACGGCCGCTACAACGGCAGCATGCACTGGGTGGGCATGAACACGGGCATCATCACGGCCCGTCGCGCCCGCCGCTGGTTCTAA
- the radA gene encoding DNA repair protein RadA: MARSSTRYVCQACGYEAPRWMGRCPDCGGWNTMVEETVPTPVKARVPRRVAEAPGADPVPLSAVPLEAEARLVTGVAELDRVLGGGIVPGSLILLAGDPGIGKSTLMTELARYLPDRRVLYVTGEESVRQVRLRARRLGVEGDNLLLLAETNLEAILEAARRVAPDVLVVDSIQTVYRPELESAPGSVSQVRESAALLMHYAKTTHVPVFLVGHVTKEGAIAGPRVLEHMVDTVLYFEGDRHHAYRILRAVKNRFGATHEIGVFEMHETGLRAVDNPSALFLSERRYGTSGSTVVCTLEGTRPVLVEIQALVTPTAYGTPQRNATGFDYRRLQMLLAVLEKREGLRLAAHDVFVNVVGGLRLEEPAADLGVLVAVASSFRDIPADTGTVLIGEVGLGGEIRGVGQLDVRLREAARLGFRQALVPAHHLKGLLRPDGLEVVGVRSLHEALDLVL; this comes from the coding sequence ATGGCGCGTTCATCGACGCGATACGTCTGTCAGGCCTGCGGCTACGAAGCGCCGCGCTGGATGGGCCGCTGCCCGGACTGCGGCGGGTGGAATACGATGGTGGAGGAGACGGTGCCGACGCCGGTGAAGGCGCGCGTGCCGCGTCGCGTGGCGGAGGCGCCGGGCGCCGATCCGGTGCCGCTCTCGGCCGTGCCGCTCGAAGCAGAGGCACGGCTGGTGACCGGCGTAGCCGAACTGGACCGGGTGCTCGGCGGCGGCATCGTGCCGGGCTCGCTGATCCTGCTGGCGGGCGATCCCGGTATCGGCAAGAGTACGCTGATGACCGAGCTGGCCCGCTATCTACCCGATCGGCGCGTGCTCTACGTGACGGGCGAGGAGTCCGTCCGCCAGGTGCGGCTGCGGGCCCGCCGGCTGGGCGTCGAAGGCGACAACCTGCTGCTGCTGGCCGAAACGAACCTGGAGGCGATTCTGGAGGCTGCCCGCCGGGTCGCGCCGGATGTGCTCGTGGTCGATTCGATCCAGACCGTCTACCGGCCCGAGCTGGAAAGCGCGCCGGGTTCGGTCAGTCAGGTGCGCGAAAGCGCCGCGCTGCTCATGCATTATGCCAAGACGACGCACGTGCCGGTCTTTCTGGTGGGGCACGTGACCAAAGAGGGCGCCATTGCGGGCCCGCGCGTGCTGGAGCACATGGTCGATACGGTGCTCTACTTCGAAGGCGACCGCCACCACGCCTACCGGATTCTACGGGCCGTCAAGAATCGCTTTGGTGCCACGCACGAGATCGGCGTCTTCGAGATGCACGAAACCGGCCTGCGGGCCGTCGACAACCCCAGCGCGCTGTTTCTGTCGGAGCGGCGTTACGGTACCAGCGGCTCGACGGTGGTCTGCACGCTCGAAGGCACGCGACCGGTGCTCGTCGAGATCCAGGCGCTCGTGACACCCACGGCCTACGGCACGCCCCAGCGCAATGCAACCGGCTTCGACTACCGACGGCTACAGATGCTGCTGGCCGTGCTCGAAAAGCGGGAAGGGTTGCGGCTGGCCGCCCACGACGTGTTCGTGAACGTGGTGGGCGGGCTGCGACTGGAGGAGCCGGCCGCCGATCTGGGCGTGCTGGTGGCCGTGGCCTCGTCGTTTCGGGACATCCCGGCCGATACCGGCACGGTGCTGATCGGCGAGGTCGGGCTGGGCGGCGAGATCCGGGGTGTGGGACAGCTGGACGTTCGCCTGCGCGAGGCCGCCCGACTGGGCTTTCGGCAGGCGCTCGTGCCCGCCCATCACCTGAAAGGGTTGCTGCGTCCCGACGGCCTGGAGGTCGTGGGCGTGCGTTCGCTCCACGAAGCGCTGGACCTGGTGCTTTAG
- a CDS encoding MlaE family ABC transporter permease produces MQSALSRFLLPFRALGQYTLLLVHAFSALGEFKTYRKNLFDQMVRIGIDSIPIVSMAAAFSGAVMTVQTAYQLVSPFIPKTVIGAVVAPSMILELAVVVTGFILAGRVGARIAAELGTMRVTEQIDALEAMGLNSVSYLVVPRVLAGVIMLPVLYVIATFVGIVSGILVANIGGFLSTGEFLQGARQFFKPFDPIFGVIKAFVFGFVITSISCYKGYFTQGGAEGVGRSTTQAAVLSCVYILVADLVLAVLLL; encoded by the coding sequence ATGCAAAGCGCACTGTCACGGTTTTTGCTACCCTTCCGGGCACTGGGCCAGTACACGTTGCTGCTCGTTCACGCGTTCTCGGCCCTGGGCGAATTCAAGACGTACCGGAAGAACCTGTTCGATCAGATGGTGCGCATCGGGATCGATTCGATTCCGATCGTGTCGATGGCCGCTGCGTTCTCCGGCGCGGTGATGACCGTGCAGACCGCCTATCAGCTCGTCTCGCCGTTCATTCCCAAAACGGTGATCGGGGCCGTCGTGGCGCCCTCGATGATCCTGGAGCTGGCCGTGGTGGTGACGGGCTTCATCCTGGCCGGACGCGTGGGCGCCCGTATCGCCGCCGAGCTGGGCACCATGCGCGTGACCGAGCAGATCGACGCGCTCGAAGCCATGGGCCTGAACTCGGTCAGTTACCTGGTGGTCCCCCGTGTGCTGGCCGGTGTGATCATGTTGCCGGTGCTCTACGTGATCGCCACGTTCGTCGGGATCGTGTCCGGTATCCTGGTGGCCAACATCGGCGGATTTCTCTCAACGGGCGAGTTTCTGCAGGGTGCCCGCCAGTTTTTCAAGCCGTTCGACCCGATTTTCGGCGTGATCAAAGCCTTCGTGTTCGGCTTCGTGATCACATCGATTTCCTGCTACAAAGGGTATTTCACGCAGGGCGGCGCCGAGGGCGTCGGACGCAGCACCACGCAGGCGGCCGTCTTGAGCTGTGTGTACATCCTGGTGGCCGATCTGGTCCTGGCCGTTCTATTGCTGTAG
- a CDS encoding ABC transporter ATP-binding protein, translated as MIRVEHLYKSFDDRPVLVDVSLEIRDGETLAIIGRSGSGKSVLMKHLIGLLKPDRGRVLVDGVDINAISYEELRRIRRQFGVLFQSGALFDSMNAFENVAFPLRTFTSLSEEEIRRRVQECLELVQLPDVGPKMPDELSGGMKKRVALARAIALQPRYVIYDEPTTGLDPETANAIDELIRDLNHRLNVTGIVVTHDMHSVLSVADRVAFLYQGRMHWVGTIEELHRSDDPTLLAFVKASEYQIGQPIPRSA; from the coding sequence ATGATTCGCGTAGAACATCTCTACAAGAGTTTCGACGACCGGCCCGTGCTGGTGGACGTCTCGCTGGAGATTCGCGACGGCGAGACGCTGGCGATCATTGGCCGCTCGGGTTCGGGCAAAAGCGTCCTGATGAAGCATCTGATCGGCCTGCTCAAACCCGACCGGGGCCGCGTGCTCGTCGATGGCGTGGACATCAACGCGATCTCTTACGAGGAGCTGCGCCGGATTCGCCGCCAGTTCGGAGTGCTGTTCCAGAGCGGTGCGCTGTTCGACTCGATGAACGCCTTCGAGAACGTGGCCTTCCCGCTGCGCACGTTCACCAGTCTGTCGGAAGAAGAAATCCGGCGGCGTGTGCAGGAGTGCCTGGAGCTGGTGCAGTTGCCGGACGTCGGTCCCAAGATGCCCGATGAGCTTTCGGGCGGCATGAAGAAACGCGTGGCGCTGGCCCGCGCCATCGCCCTCCAGCCTCGCTACGTGATCTACGATGAGCCCACCACGGGACTCGACCCGGAGACGGCCAACGCGATCGACGAATTGATCCGCGACCTGAACCACCGGCTCAACGTAACGGGCATCGTCGTCACGCACGACATGCACTCGGTGCTTTCCGTGGCCGATCGTGTGGCCTTCCTCTATCAGGGACGCATGCACTGGGTGGGCACCATCGAAGAGTTGCACCGCAGCGACGACCCGACCCTGCTTGCCTTCGTGAAAGCCAGCGAGTACCAGATTGGTCAACCGATCCCCCGAAGCGCATGA
- a CDS encoding MlaD family protein encodes MNATMTSYRNEIKVGVALVVAALILFFGTRFLLNLPLFETTATYETLLPDASGLVDGSVVRLKGVVVGRVTDVRYDPQSGMARVRFQINGSIPLPEGSYTRIAGLAMFGNVEMEIVPGPAGNPPLRPGSRLPAHTDGGLDALVEEAPAVLERLNTLLGRFDVAAEAAATQLSAPGSDLRQTLLALRQSSQTLATLLQREQQHIERTLENLAATSTQLRDATGPTADSIQAAAAQLRHLLRRLDASTASLEQATASLDLILDHIASGQGTLGRLIYDETLYLKLDTTLTGLNRILRDFETNPGRYLRELRLIDVF; translated from the coding sequence ATGAACGCGACCATGACTTCTTATCGCAACGAGATCAAAGTAGGCGTGGCGCTGGTAGTGGCCGCGCTGATTCTGTTTTTCGGCACCCGTTTTCTGCTCAACCTGCCCCTGTTTGAGACAACGGCCACCTATGAGACGCTGCTACCGGACGCCAGCGGGCTGGTGGACGGCAGCGTGGTGCGCCTGAAAGGCGTGGTGGTCGGTCGGGTGACGGACGTGCGCTACGATCCGCAGAGCGGCATGGCCCGCGTGCGATTTCAGATCAACGGCAGCATTCCCCTGCCGGAAGGCTCCTATACGCGCATCGCCGGGCTGGCCATGTTCGGCAACGTGGAAATGGAGATCGTTCCCGGCCCCGCCGGCAACCCGCCGCTGCGGCCGGGCAGCCGGCTACCGGCCCATACCGATGGCGGGCTGGACGCGCTGGTCGAAGAGGCCCCCGCCGTGCTCGAACGTCTGAACACACTGCTGGGACGCTTCGACGTGGCCGCCGAGGCCGCCGCCACCCAGCTCAGTGCCCCGGGCAGCGACCTGCGCCAGACGCTGCTGGCCCTCCGCCAGAGCAGCCAGACGCTGGCCACCCTGCTCCAGCGCGAGCAGCAACACATCGAGCGCACGCTGGAAAACCTCGCGGCCACCTCCACGCAATTGCGCGACGCCACCGGCCCCACGGCCGACTCCATTCAGGCCGCCGCCGCGCAACTCCGCCACCTGCTGCGCCGCCTGGACGCCAGCACGGCCTCGCTGGAGCAGGCCACCGCTTCGCTCGACCTGATCCTGGACCACATCGCCAGCGGCCAGGGTACGCTTGGCCGTCTCATCTACGACGAAACGCTCTACCTGAAGCTCGACACGACGCTCACCGGCCTGAACCGCATCCTGCGCGACTTCGAGACGAACCCCGGCCGCTACCTGCGTGAACTCCGCCTGATCGATGTGTTCTGA
- a CDS encoding putative porin: MNERAVWIGLALLLALPAAAQVPADTAGGRPPVGFGRILWGEAVSDTLPARLPLLHVTDLLSRQPSTFTYAFRLLGWPEGWSPDGLPPHLIGLRLDGRPFEDPVTGRPAYELLPLFFLNPIRSGTPVDGAPETVHTELRPYGAPRPLTELRYRTGGDGLQSIMALHVQNRRLALGGRPGLLQLLFGYGGHAMQGAYPGSRLRRGRQVLTRLRYQQRDWALELMNLHHRAQVGAHGGVLPHPGGAFETIYEPFGATVRYPAARRQTIRNDLALTLRARTGLAEAPLTVSAYWTAQTFRYRNPELDTLTARTNRYGFLLEQPLGGIIWRLEGRWDRLRRLDAWPDTSIAGQGRTQLRLLAADTLRWRFWRLALQGQVFRQDGRFGLDGALALTRTRGRLRPGLHLSLHHPEVPRVFRTGWGGLLQPCADCRGGRIVRVRLGVQHEADPFTWQLEGFATRLEAVPDLYAVGEGDTVQVQVLPQPLVQGGLTFGFGWRRTVRRGLYAEGHVTTFRTHNPGASTGHRRQAGALPEWLVQVRLGARLLLFQELDTDVYLLGRYWTPFRSRQLHAPTGLLALPEPDARRLGPSGTLDLYVEAGLRTAKLFLVWENFTSGTALQPGTLLVPVYPLPARRLRFGVYWPIWD; this comes from the coding sequence ATGAATGAACGGGCGGTATGGATCGGGCTGGCGCTGCTACTGGCGTTACCGGCCGCGGCGCAGGTCCCGGCCGACACGGCCGGTGGGCGCCCGCCCGTGGGTTTTGGACGCATCCTGTGGGGCGAGGCCGTGAGCGACACGCTGCCGGCCCGTCTGCCGCTGCTGCACGTGACGGATCTGCTGAGCCGACAGCCGAGCACCTTCACCTATGCCTTTCGGCTGCTGGGCTGGCCCGAGGGGTGGAGTCCGGACGGCCTGCCGCCGCATCTGATCGGCCTGCGCCTGGACGGCCGCCCTTTCGAAGATCCCGTTACGGGACGCCCAGCCTACGAACTGCTTCCGCTTTTTTTTCTGAACCCGATCCGGAGCGGAACGCCTGTCGATGGGGCGCCGGAGACGGTCCATACCGAGCTGCGTCCCTACGGAGCGCCACGGCCGCTGACGGAGCTGCGCTACCGCACGGGCGGCGACGGACTGCAGAGCATCATGGCGCTCCACGTGCAGAACCGGCGGCTGGCGCTCGGGGGACGGCCGGGCTTGCTCCAGCTACTCTTTGGCTATGGCGGTCATGCCATGCAGGGGGCCTATCCGGGAAGCCGATTACGCCGGGGACGTCAGGTGCTGACGCGACTGCGCTATCAGCAGCGCGACTGGGCGCTGGAACTGATGAACCTGCACCATCGGGCACAGGTGGGAGCGCATGGCGGCGTGCTGCCTCATCCGGGCGGCGCGTTTGAGACGATTTACGAACCCTTCGGTGCGACGGTCCGCTATCCGGCCGCGCGACGTCAGACGATCCGCAACGATCTGGCCCTGACGTTGCGCGCACGCACCGGTCTGGCCGAGGCGCCGCTGACGGTCTCGGCCTACTGGACGGCCCAGACGTTCCGCTACCGCAATCCCGAGCTGGACACGCTCACCGCGAGGACGAATCGCTACGGTTTTCTGCTGGAGCAACCGCTGGGAGGTATCATCTGGCGACTGGAAGGACGGTGGGACCGGCTGCGCCGGCTCGACGCCTGGCCTGACACGTCGATTGCCGGGCAGGGACGCACGCAGCTCCGGCTGCTGGCCGCCGATACGCTGCGCTGGCGCTTCTGGCGTCTGGCCCTGCAGGGACAGGTGTTTCGGCAGGACGGGCGCTTCGGCCTGGACGGTGCGCTGGCGCTGACGCGAACCCGCGGCCGCCTGCGCCCCGGGTTGCACCTGAGCCTGCACCATCCCGAAGTGCCCCGGGTGTTTCGTACCGGCTGGGGCGGCTTGCTCCAGCCCTGTGCGGATTGCCGGGGCGGTCGTATCGTACGCGTACGGCTCGGTGTGCAGCATGAGGCCGATCCGTTCACCTGGCAACTCGAGGGCTTTGCGACCCGACTGGAGGCTGTTCCGGATCTCTATGCCGTCGGGGAAGGCGATACGGTACAGGTGCAGGTGCTTCCACAGCCGCTTGTGCAGGGTGGGCTGACGTTCGGGTTTGGCTGGCGCCGAACGGTCCGGCGTGGACTCTACGCCGAGGGGCATGTGACCACCTTTCGGACGCACAACCCCGGTGCTTCGACAGGGCACCGCCGTCAGGCCGGGGCACTGCCCGAATGGCTGGTGCAGGTGCGGCTGGGGGCGCGGCTGCTGCTGTTTCAGGAGCTGGACACCGACGTATACCTGCTCGGGCGCTACTGGACGCCCTTCCGGAGTCGCCAGCTGCACGCTCCCACGGGGCTGCTCGCGCTGCCCGAGCCGGACGCACGCCGCCTCGGACCTTCCGGAACGCTGGATCTCTACGTAGAGGCCGGGCTACGCACGGCGAAACTGTTCCTCGTGTGGGAAAACTTCACCAGCGGCACCGCGCTGCAACCGGGCACTCTGCTGGTCCCCGTCTATCCGCTGCCGGCGCGACGGCTGCGCTTCGGCGTGTACTGGCCCATCTGGGATTGA
- a CDS encoding deoxynucleoside kinase, which yields MAERAATSRKKHIAIAGNIGSGKSSLTKVLSEYFKWEAVYERVDDNPYLADFYNDMRRWSFNLQIFFLSSRFRQQRQIEASPHSVVQDRSIYEDAEIFARNLYEMGLMSQRDYENYVALFEIMTSFLKPPHLLIYLRASVPTLVRHIQARGRPYETAIRIEYLERLNRHYEDWIARYDLGPKMIIDVDELDFVNREEDRREVIRRVESRLFGLFPDE from the coding sequence ATGGCTGAACGTGCGGCAACCTCCCGCAAAAAGCATATAGCAATCGCCGGTAATATCGGGTCCGGAAAGAGTTCGCTCACGAAGGTGCTGAGCGAGTACTTCAAGTGGGAAGCCGTCTATGAGCGCGTGGACGACAATCCTTACCTGGCCGATTTTTACAACGACATGCGGCGCTGGTCTTTCAACCTGCAGATTTTCTTTCTGTCGAGCCGCTTTCGCCAGCAGCGCCAGATCGAAGCCTCGCCGCATTCGGTGGTGCAGGACCGATCGATTTACGAGGACGCCGAAATCTTCGCCCGCAACCTGTACGAGATGGGGTTGATGTCGCAGCGCGACTACGAAAACTACGTGGCGCTGTTCGAAATCATGACCTCGTTTCTGAAGCCGCCGCATCTGCTGATCTACCTGCGAGCGTCGGTGCCGACGCTGGTGCGGCACATTCAGGCGCGCGGGCGGCCTTACGAGACGGCCATCCGGATCGAATACCTGGAGCGGCTCAACCGGCACTACGAGGACTGGATCGCCCGTTACGATCTGGGACCCAAGATGATCATCGACGTGGACGAGCTGGATTTTGTGAACAGGGAGGAAGATCGGCGGGAGGTGATCCGTCGTGTGGAAAGCCGGCTGTTCGGCCTGTTTCCCGATGAATGA
- the dut gene encoding dUTP diphosphatase yields METRTFTEAETLVVPIQRLPHAEGLELPAYATAYSAGMDLRAAVPEDEPLVLEPGRWALVPTGLVLALPPGFEGQVRPRSGLAARHGVTVLNSPGTIDADYRGEVKVLLINLGSEPFVIRRGERIAQLVVARHARVTWDARTSLDETERGTGGFGSTGRH; encoded by the coding sequence ATGGAAACCAGAACGTTCACCGAAGCCGAAACGCTGGTCGTTCCGATCCAGCGTTTGCCGCACGCCGAAGGGCTGGAGCTGCCCGCTTACGCGACGGCCTACAGCGCCGGGATGGATCTCCGGGCGGCCGTGCCGGAAGACGAGCCGCTGGTGCTGGAGCCCGGGCGCTGGGCGCTGGTGCCTACCGGGCTGGTGCTGGCACTGCCTCCCGGCTTCGAGGGCCAGGTGCGGCCGCGGAGCGGACTGGCCGCCCGACATGGCGTGACCGTGCTGAACAGTCCGGGCACGATCGACGCCGACTACCGCGGCGAGGTCAAAGTACTGCTCATCAACCTGGGGTCGGAGCCGTTTGTGATCCGACGGGGCGAGCGCATCGCGCAGCTCGTGGTGGCGCGGCACGCACGGGTCACGTGGGACGCGCGCACGTCGCTGGACGAAACCGAACGTGGCACCGGCGGCTTCGGCTCGACCGGCAGGCACTGA